A window from Hemicordylus capensis ecotype Gifberg chromosome 2, rHemCap1.1.pri, whole genome shotgun sequence encodes these proteins:
- the LOC128347714 gene encoding zinc finger protein 883-like isoform X2: MLVNKSHPNAHHRIHPRGKPYQCSECGKGFSQSMQLLSHQRLHREQNSLNMSECGKNLSGSSSNEYQGIFTEDKPYKCSDCGKSFHCRQVLVYHQRNHTEDKPYRCSECGKSFCQESHLIFHQRIHTGENPFMCLECGKSFTRKHSLTVHRRIHTGDKPYKCSECGKRFSHQTTLISHQKIHTGEKPYTCSECGKSFSQNAHLILHQRIHTGERPYPCLQCGKSFSQNAHLILHQRIHTGDKPYTCSECGKSFRDSSALITHKGTHTEKKPYTCSECGKSFSRNSNLTIHQRIHTGEKPYQCLECGKSFSYTSSLTIHQRVHTGEKPYTCPECNKCFNCNSSLTIHQRIHTGEKPYTCSECGKTFTCNYSLTIHQRIHTGDKPYTCSECGKSFSCNSSLTIHQRIHTGEKPYACSECGKSFSSNYSLTIHQRVHTGEKPYKCSECGKSFNHSSSLTTHQRIHTQEKPYTCLECGKSFSLSSRLTYHQRIHTGEKPYTCSKCGKSFCRRTDLTAHQKRIHTEEKSSEYGKKVVGIQPYPDFEEASSGKEEALIPSQATGTDQNPIVTIALFGQLELAPTMGEM; this comes from the coding sequence ATGTTAGTTAATAAATCGCACCCTAATGCACATCATAGAATCCATCCAAGAgggaaaccatatcagtgctctgagtgtggaaagggcttcagtcagAGCATGCAGCTTCTTTCACATCAAAGACTCCACAGAGAACAGAACTCATTGAATAtgtcagaatgtggaaagaacttGAGCGGCAGCTCAAGCAATGAGTACCAGGGAATCTTCACAGAAGATAAACCTTATAAATGTTCTGACTGTGGAAAGAGTTTCCATTGCAGGCAAGTCCTTGTTTACCATCAAAGGAATCACACAGAAGATAAACCTTATcgatgctcagagtgtggaaagagcttctgtcaAGAGAGCCACCTTATTttccatcagagaatccacacaggagagaatccATTTAtgtgcctggaatgtggaaagagcttcactcgcAAACATAGTCTTACTGTCCAtcgaagaatccacacaggagacaaACCATATAagtgttcagagtgtggaaagaggttcagtcACCAAACAACCCTTATTTcccatcaaaaaatccacacaggagagaaaccatatacatgttcagagtgcggaaagagctttaGCCAGAATGCACACCTTAtattgcatcaaagaatccacacgggGGAAAGACCATATCCATGCTtgcaatgtggaaagagcttcagccagaatgcACACCTTATAttgcatcagagaatccacacaggagataaaccatatacatgctcagagtgtggaaagagcttcagagatAGTTCAGCCCTTATAACACATAAAGGAACCCACACCGaaaagaaaccatatacatgctcagagtgtggaaagagcttcagtcgcaACTCTAACCTTactatccatcaaagaatccacacaggagagaaaccatatcagtgcttggaatgtgggaagagcttcagttacACCTCTAGTCTTACTATCCATCAGAGGGTACATAcgggagagaaaccctatacatGTCCAGAATGTAATAAGTGCTTCAATTGCAACTCTAGCCTTACTatccatcagagaatccacacaggagagaaaccttatacatgctcagagtgtggtaAGACCTTCACTTGCAATTATAGTCTTACTatccaccaaagaatccacacaggagataagccctatacatgctcagagtgtggaaagagcttcagttgcaATTCTAGCCTCactatccatcaaagaatccacacaggagagaaaccctatgcatgctcagagtgtggTAAAAGCTTCAGTTCCAATTATAGCCTTACGATCCATCAAAGAgttcacactggagagaaaccatataaatgctcagagtgtggaaagagcttcaaccacaGCTCTAGTCTTActacccatcaaagaatccacacacaagagaaaccatatacatgcttagagtgtgggaagagcttcagtctcAGCTCACGGCTTActtaccatcaaagaatccacaccggGGAGAAACCGTACACGTGCTccaagtgtggaaagagcttctgtcggAGGACAGATCTTACTGCTCACCAAAAAAGAATCCACACAGAAGAGAAATCATCCGAATACGGAAAGAAGGTTGTCGGGATCCAGCCATACCCAGACTTTGAAGAGGCCTCTTCTGGGAAGGAAGAGGCACTGATACCTTCTCAAGCCACTGGCACTGACCAAAATCCCATCGTGACCATAGCCCTTTTTGGGCAGCTGGAGCTTGCCCCTACAATGGGAGAGATGTAG